The sequence TTCTATAAAGCCTTCAAAGAAGAGAAGAGGAATGAAGCAAAACTGAACATCGTTCCTGGTGAACTGGGTCAAAAGTTTGGAGACTACTATATGTATGTCAAAGAGAAAACAGGTGATACTTTTCATGATATCGTTATCTATAACCGCACAAATAAAGCAGATGAACAGTTCTTTTCATCCCAGACGGGTGAGATCAACAACTATGAAAATGTGACGTCCCTGCTTCTGCATAAGGGGTATGGATACACGTATGCAAAAACCAAATTGCAGCAGGCAGAGTACGAAACCATGGAAGTGTTTGACAGGTCACAAAGTCATGGGTTTGAGTTTCAGAGTATCCTCTCCTATTGGAGTGAAGGGAAAGAAAGTAAAGAGAAGGTCATGCACAGGATCCTATTTTATGTTTTCACGAGCCTCATTCCTCTGCTTTCGGTGTATCTTGTTGCATCTTTTACCATGATCAACCCCCGTTATCAGCAGAACCGTTCATTTCTCATTATCTTTGTCACAACTCTCTTCTTCTATGTCATCGCATCCTCTTTAGAGAAATGGGGAAATCCTCTTATCTTGATCCTTACTATCTCTATGGTTGAGATACTCGGGCAGTGGCTCTTTAAAAAACGTGTAGCCAAGTACTTCTAAGGGCCTTTCTATGCGTGTAAAAGCTGTGATCAGTTATGATGGGAGCCGCTATCAAGGCTTTCAAAAACAAAAATCTACCAAATTGACCATCACTGCTGACATAGAGGAAGCACTCTCCTCTTTGCAAATAGATTCACCTATCATCGGGAGTGGAAGAACGGATGCCGGTGTCCATGCTACGGGTCAGGTCATACACTTTGATCTGCCGGATTTCTGGTATGACCTGGAGAAACTCAAACACAATGTAAACCGAAAATTGACAGATATTTCTTTTAAACATATCTCTGTTGCTAGCAATGATTTTCATGCTCGATTCAGTGCGAAAAAAAGAGTCTACCGTTATGTCTTTAAAACACATAAACCTTCTGTGTTTGAACAAAAATATATTTCATATTATAAAACGTTCGATCCTGTTGTACTGATCAATGCACTTAAAACATTTGAAGGGAAACATGATTTTAACTTCTTTCATAAGACAGGTACCATCACACATACTACCGTTCGGGAGATCTATCGTACCGATTATGTAGAACGTAACGGGTACCATTTCATATATTTCCAAGCCAACGGCTTTCTACGTTCTCAAGTACGTATGATGGTGGATGCAGCGATGCTTTGTGCCAGAGGTGAACTGAGTTTAACACAACTTCAAGAACAGCTACAATGCCAAAAAAAGCACACCACCAGACTCGCTCCTCCTGAAGGGCTTTATCTGGCACGAATCATCTATAAATGACCCTTTTCATTTTCTATCTGCATTTTTTTGTTAGAATGTCATAAGAAGACAGTAAAGGATCTAATTTTTGAAAAAACTCTTTATTTTAACTACCCTCTTATATTTTTCCTATGCAAACAGCGAAATGGAAGCACTCTATCTGCAAAACGGATGTAACGGATGCCATGGTATGTATGGTGAAGGTATGGGCGCGTCTCCCAGACTACAAGGGATACGGGAAGACATATTACTCAGAAGACTTAAAGATCTACAAAAAGGAAAGACCCGTTCTGCTTTTGGTACCATCATGATATCATTTGCCAAAGCACTGGATGAAAATCAGACCAGAGAGATGGCAAAGTATCTTTCAAATTTAAAAACAGATGTAGATGATGAACGATATGAGATAGAGTATACACCCGCCGGAGACGGCGGATCATAAGCTAAAAGATAGCTGCTTAATGTGTAGCAATTTCGGGCTGTACCATCTCTTCGGGCATGCCTTCTACCTGTAATGGTTCTGCTTCTTTTTGCACTTCAGTTTTTACACTTTCTGTGATGGTCTCAACAGGGGTAGTCTCTACGGCTGTTTTTGCTTCAGTCTGCGTAGTATTTGTTTCCACAGTCTCTTCGCTCTTGGCTTCAGCAGAAGATTTCATCTCTTCAAGTTCTTCTGTCGTTTCATCAAGTTCTTCTTGAACATCAAAGAGTTCATCATCAAGTACTTTGACCTGTTCAACATTCAGACCATGCTTATAGACAAGTTCTCCACCCTCTTCACCTTGTTCAAAAATACCTGCAACAAATGCGATAAGAATGACGATATATATGGCTCTTATAACACTTTTCTCGGTAAGCATGGAGATCAGTTTAAACAGTAAGATAACCCCTGATGCCAACATCAGGTAAGTCCCTAAGTTTTTGTGCGCAGCAAGGGCTTCTTTCGCCACATCATTCAATGCAGGATAGGCTTCTTTCCCATCTACCAGTCCTGTAAAATATGCACCAACCGCCGCAACTACAGTTAAAAGGATCAAAAAGAGAGACATACCGCTTATTGCTTTCTTTCTCATCACTAAATTGACAAGCTCCAACAAGAGGATCACTACAGGCAAAGCGATGACAAAATGGTCTACAACAGGGTGCCATAAAACCGGGATATCAAACGGAAGTTCTATTTTTGGTAATGTGATAGTCGGTAACTGCATACTACTCTCCTTTTTCTAATCTATTTCTTTTTCTAAGATGATAGCGATTGATTATAACACAAATGGATTAAAAGGGTTTAACCACCACCATAATCACGATAAATATCATCAGAAGAGTCGGTACCTCATTATAGATCCTGAAGTATTTACTGCTTTTATAGTGTGGATTTTCTATAAGTGTTCTGCGAATACGCTCCAAAGAGAAATGATAGGCTATAAGGAACGCGAGAAGCAGCAGTTTGGCATGCATCCATCCGCCGCTTGAAAAAATACCCGAATTCAGATAGAGCATAAAAGCACCAGAGATGATCGTTGCCCACATCGCCGGTACACCTATATACTTAAAAAGTTTATACTCTTGAATTTCCACAATATCGGTAAATGCTTTCGTATCAGCATTTTCACGATGATAGATGAACAGTCTCGGCAGATAAAACAACATCGCCATCCAGGAGACAAAGCTCATCACGTGAAATGCCAACATCCAACTATAATATGCCATATTTACTCCAATATCTCAAAATCTTTTTTATTGTAGATCACTACTTGTAGCTTCTTATAATAACCAAGATGTGCATAGTGTATCTTTAGACGGCTGCCATTTGCAGGGGTAAATTTCTTCTTTTTAAAATAGAGAGGAACCTTTTTATCATTGAAATACAAAAATTTATTTTTATAGATACCCGAGATCTCTTTGAGTACTTCGTTCTGCGGTATTTCATTAGATGCAAAAGTATCACCGCTCAGCATATATTGTTCACTCTCTACTACACCTTTGTCTTTTAAGCTGTAGGCATGGGTGATCTCTTTTAACCCATGATAGGTTTTGATGCCTTCTACAAGGAGATCATACTTGTGCCCTTCTTGTAATCTGCCTGCACAGCCGTACAGATAAATGCCTCGTCCCTGCATACGCTGTTTTACGACGGCATTACGGCCTCTTTTCAATACCACTACGACATTTTCAAGTTTGATCTTCCCTTCCAAAGCCTCTATGTTATAGAGATCCTCGATGCTTTTTGTTTCTACTCTTTTCAGAGCTCTTTTTTTCTCTTCAGCGATATAAGACTTGGTATCAAAATAGGCATAGACAGGGAGATGGTCAGAATAGCCTTTTGCCCTGTGTTTACCGTTTTTATACTCCCATTTGTTGATGTACCCTCTCTTTGTAAAAAGGTAAGATCTTTTAAAGACTTTAAAAGAGTTGTTGACATAATCCACCCCTTGACCATCGAACATCTGTCTGGGAAGGACGATCTGGTCCAGACTGGATTTTTTCCCGTAGAACTTATGGCTCCAGCGCTGATCTACCGGCAACTCCTTCCATAAGGTATAGTGTACACCCTTATCTGCTTTTAGCATCTCCTCTTCTTCCACAAGATAGGCGCCTACTTTGGTTTTTAGTACATCATTGAATGCCGTTTTACCATACGTATCGTTGATCTTGTTTTCTAATGTCAGGTAAGCATTATGATCACTGTTAAAATCACCCAATATGATGTACTCTTTTGTCTCAGGCATCTGTGCGATACGTGACTGCAGGGCTTTGGCATACTTGATACGTTTGCTCTCATACCCATGATAGGCCTTGGATTTCCAATGGTTCACAAACAATGTTAGCGGGGTCCCTTTGATATCTACCTCCACTTCCAATATATTTCTCACACCTGCAGCCGTACTCACCGCTATCTCGTTTTGTTTTGCAATAGGGTAACGTGATAACAGTGCCACTTGGATCGGTGCATTCTTTTTATGGGTGATGGCCGAATATCCATAGGGGCATCCCACTCTCTTCAGCCTTGTCATCAGCTGTTGGAGTATATGATCGTTCTCGATTTCCTGAAGCCCCAGGATATCTGCATCAAGATCACAGATGACCTCAGCTGTATGGTTCAGTTTGATGTCTACCATACGTTGTGTCCAGTTGTGTTTTACCGTGTAGTCATCATATTCCGTACCAACATACTCTGCATCAAAAAGGTTTTCCACATTATAGGTGGCTACTTTAAAAGGTTTGGAAAATACAAAAATGGGTAGTAAAAATAAAAGTAAATATCGCACATCATATCCCGTAGTTTTAACACTATTCTAGCGAAGTATGAAAAGAATACGATAAGTATGACATATTGTCATACAAAGAATATAAACATTGAGATTAAAAACCTTATAAAATATATAATTTTATAAGGTATTAAAGCAGATATTCTGTCTGACTATAGATCCATTTCTTACTAAAAGAGACCATTACTATAATTTATTATTATAAAATTTCATTTATATAAATATATTTTGATATACTCTATAGAAGAACTTTTTGTTCTTTTCAGAGATAGTCAGACCATATCAAATGGTAGATAAAACCATAAGGAGGAAACGACTATGATAGCAGATCAACCTTGTATGTGGCATGGGGGAGGAATGTGGATTTTCCCTATGCTTATGTTCGTAATTATGATTATCATCTTCTTTGTATTTTTTGGACGTGGCCACGGAGGCTGCCGAGTACCGTGGTGGGGACCAGAAGGATATTACAAAAAAGGTGAAGAAACGGATTCAGCCTTAGAAATATTGAAAAAGAGATATGCGAATGGAGAGATTACAAAGGAGGAGTTTGAACAGATGAAAAAGGATATCCTTAGTTAAGGATGTATACCTTATATTTTAAAGAGCGTCGATGAGTGAAGTTGTGAGTGACCACGGACGCTCACGGGTTTCTCTATCCTTCCAATATAAGTATCTCAACGTAATACTCTTTAAAACCTGGCCATTAATTTTTGCCAGGTCATAGGGATAAGACGACTTATGAACTCGTAAAAATTAGCGTCCGGCCCTACCAGGATACTAGGTTTATTTTTCTTAATGCCTTTAATGATTATCTTTGCAGCTTTGTCAGGAGAGATCCAGCATACATATTTTTCAAACCTCGCTGCTTCATCCTCTTTAGAGAGTTCAGGCTGTGAAATCTTGTAGAATCTTTCGTTCTTCACAATGTTGGTACGCACTCCACCCGGGTATACACAAGAGACATTGACGTTAGAATTTCTTAGCTCCTGGGCCAATGTCAAGGTAAATCCCCGCACGGCAAATTTACTGGTACAGTATGGGCCGCTGTTGGGGTTAGTAAAAAAGCCTTGTACACTTGAGATGTTGACAAGGTTGGCTATGGGCTCTTTTTTCAAATACGGAAGGAATGCTTTACAGCCGTATATGACACCGTAAAGGTTGATACCCATCAGCCAATCGAAATCTTCATAAGTGACATCTTCTAGTGTCTCTTTCAGTTGTACACCTGCATTGTTGATAACGATGTCTACCTTGCCAAAGGCTTCGATCACTTCATCGGCAAAACGATAGACACGTTCTTTGTCGGAAACATCTACCCGGTATCTTCTGGCCTCTACATTTTTATCTTCAAGCAGTTTGAGAGTTTCGACCAAACCTGTTTCATCCACATCAGCCAAAGCCAGAGAACATCCTTCTTTTGCCAGGTTGATAGCCAGCCCGCGGCCGATACCGGAGCCCGCGCCGGTAATGACGGCTACTTTACCCCTTAGATCCCGCATCTTCTATTCTCCTTTGAAGTCTGTCAGATTACCACTATTAAGGTCATCATAGAGCTCGAACCGTTTTTCCGGTTCCACACCTTTGAATTGGGAGGCGACACGGGTCACGTAGGCTTTCATACCACGGCCCGCATCTTCAGAGTTCATGGCTGTAAGTGCTCCAGCCATTTCCAATACTTGCCCCTTGGACCAGTCCATCCGGCTGCCCTTTCGTACCGATCTACGGATGCATGCCTGTGCTATGGGGGCTCCACGTGAGAGTTTTTTAGCCAGCTTCATGACTGTAGGCATTAATTCATCCGGTGGAAGGGCATGGTTGATCAGACCCATCGCTTCTGCTTTGGATGGAGGATAGATCCCACCGGTCATTAGCATCTCCATAGCTCTGCCTTCTCCAATGATACGTGGAAGCCGAAGCGGTGTACCTGTTCCCCCGGGTGTGATACCTAGTAGTACTTCTGGCAGTCCTATACGGTAATTATCGCCATCGGCCATATATCGAAAATCACAGCAAAGAGAGATCTCACAACCGCCGCCAAGTGCCAAGCCGTTGATCGCTGCGATTACAGGCTTAGGAAAGTTCTCGAGGATCTGCAGACAACGGCTCCAGTAAAAAATACTCTGTTCACCATTGGAACGCTTTTGTGTGTGTTTTAGGACCATACGCTCAAGCCAGGACCATCGATCCATTTTGTCAAACAGCCAGCAAAGAAAATAAGCAGCCATACGGTTGGCAACGGAGGACCTTTTTTTGGCGATAGCGTTGTGAAAGTCTATGAGATCATCAACATCGTAATGGGTAAGAAAGGTATCTTCCAGACCGCCGCTGAGTACCATAACCCGTATAGAATCATCATCACGGTCTTTGAGAAGCTGGTCATATAGTTCACGCAGCATAGTAAGGGTTATATAGTTATACGGTGGATTGTAGAACTCAATGGTCCGTACAGTGTCTTCTTTTTTTATCTTGATCTGTTCGTTCATGCATAACTCCAAAATTAGAATTGTGATAACCATAACTTCAATACTTAACAGCCATACCAAATATAATAGGAAATACACCGATCAACCATTGATTAAAGAAACAAAATACCAATCGATCGTGTATAGCAATATTAAGAGTATATCAAAAGTGTCTTGATATAAAAAAAATATCTTCGATGGAAGACCATCATAAAGTTATATATTTTATAAGGTTTTGGATGTGAGCTATTTTTGATATACTCTTACTATTGAAATATCATATGTAGAAAAACACTTTGTTCCTTTAATTAAATAGTTATGAGAACAAAGAGTATAATAAGGAAACAAATGCTCACTGATACTATTTTTTATATCGGTATAGTACTTCTGTTAACTCACGAACTTGACGCCATTTCATCTCATGAATGGAGGATGTTTCCTTTTATACACCGACTTGAAGAAAGTCTTGGGTATCGGATTTTTGTTATACTTCATATACCTCTACTGCTATTAATCTTCTGGGCTATAACGCACTCGTCAGAGAGTATGCGTTATAGGTTTCAGATTATTATGGATATTTTTCTCATACTCCATCTGGGAATTCACTATTTATTTAGATCACATCCCAAAAATGAATTTACTGGGACATTTTCATTATCACTCATTGTTTTGACTGCAATGGTAGGGGCTACACATTTGATACTGCTTTTTTTTGGCTAAAACATCTTCCAGTTCCTTAACAATATTTAAGAAGTCATTGAAGAAAAAATCTTCGATAATCCAAATAGCTATTTTAATGCAGTATAAACGAAAAACTTAATACACAAATTTCACAAAAAATAAAAACCTTATAAAATGTTCTATATTAGTAGTTTTTATAAGGTTTTCGCATGATCAGATACATATCATCTAAGATGCTTATCTGAACATCTTGCCCAGCATCTCCATAGCCCCATTAGGTCCACCGGCATTAGAGAGCATTTCATCCATGACCGTCGCTTCTCCTCTTGTTGCCATATCTACGACCTTAGGTATGACATCAGCTAAAGCACCTGCTGCACTCTCTTGAGAGATGCCAAGATCTGAAGCAAAGGTGTCAATGTTATCGGCACCCAGAAGTGTTGTGATCTGCTCCAGGGAGATAGGTCTGTTTTCACCATTACCTAGCCATGATCCTACGATCTCACCCAAACCATTTTGAGACAATCCGCCTACAAATTTTACAAGATCAAGTCCACCCTGACCATTTCCTACAAGCGTATTAAGCGCATTAGCGATATCCTCTGCATCTAATCCGGCCGTTGCTTCATCGCCATTGCCTTGTATCATAGATGCAGCTACTTTTAATAAATCCATTAATTCCATATTTTTTCCTTTATGATTTCACTCATGAGACTATCACAATAAAACGATTGCATCATCTGTTAATTCTATTTTTTTACTTTCTATCAGTTCTGTCAACGTACGTTTGAAATTTTTCTTGCTCATGCCAAAGACCTTTTTGATCTCTTCTGCATCACTTTTATAGGTAAAAGGCAACGTACCATCCGCTTCTTTCAACAGTTGCAAGATATTGCCTTGAGCCTGACTTAACGCTGCTTGTTTTCCAATGGGCTGTAACGAAAGGTCTAACTTATAGTCTTTTCTCACCTTTTTGATATAGACTTCTTTACGGTCGCCTACACGTATCTCTTCAAAAATCTCATTGTCAAAAAGCATGCCTTCGTACTGGTTATCGGCTACGACTTTATACCCCAACGGTGTCTTAGCCAGAACAATGGCATCCAGCTTTTTGTTCTGATGCAGACCGCTCATGTCCCTGTTGAAATATTTGCCTATTTTCTGTGTACCGTAGAGACGACCCGTCTGCTCATCCAGACAGACACGTAACAGATACTTTTTACCGATATTAAAATACTCTTTTTGCTGTGAAAGAGGAACGAAAAGATCTTTAGGAAGTCCCCAGTTCACAAATGCACCGTAAGACTTGTAATCCACGACCGTAAAGTAGCCGTACTCTCCAAGTTTTGCATAAGGCATTTTGGTGGTTGCTACAGGACGGTCTTCACTGTCGGTATAGACAAAGACATCTATCAGTGCACCTATAGGCATCTCATCTTCCATGACATAGACATTGGGGAGCAGTACTTCACTGTCATCTTTTGCCTCTAAAAACAAACCGTAGTCCGTATCTCTAGCGACTTCGAGGGTATTGATCTTTCCGATCTCTATATGCAGGTTTTTTGATTTTTCATTCATGTGTGTTATTCCGTTTCTTTGTATTGTGATATACTCACAATGTGATAGTGACATTATAGCTGAATAATCCACTAACCTGTACTACTATTTACTGCAGAAGGATATCCACCCTTCTACATGCAAACTCGATCAGTATTTATAATCGAACATTACCCAGTATTTATTCGTATCTACATAAGTCGTTGCAGCATCACCTTTTGCATACATTGCACCTTTGAGCATCATATTTACATCTTTCATCACTTTTTTCGTGTAGACGATATCGAACTCTGAACCGTAATCGACACTTCCTGCATCACTGTCAAACTTATGATACACACCCAGTATCTTTCCAAATGTTTTATCTCCGTATCCCAGTTTGACAGAGATATCTTCAAGACCGTCAGCAGGTGTAGCTAGGAACATATCTGCCCACCCGTTATGTGCATGCAGTGTGGCAAGCGGTGTACTAAATGGACTTGCACCGCTTCCAGCTTCTCCCAACACTTCATAACATGCACCCGCAGTAAACCCGTGGTGACTCCCGCTCAATCCAAATCTGTAGTAGTCGGCATCCTGCTCAGGTTCAGCATCATTGAATGGTGCACTCTCTTCAGTGAGTGACGGATCCATCTGTTTCGCATACTCTGCCATGTAGTTCAGTTTCACCCCATTGTCCAGTGTAGTTCCCCCTGTTGCCCTGATACCGACATGGTCCGCAAAACTTGCAACCATATAATCATAAGCAGTAATGGTCAACTCAGGCATAGCTTTATAAGAAGCATGCAATAATACTGTATTGGTATCAAAATCCGGGGTTTTTAGTCCGCCTAGTTCTCTGTCGAAAATTCTATTGACACCCCAAACATATGCGGCCATGAGGTCAAGCTTCTCTATACCCTTATATGCTACGGATGCCAGATCATAAGTCTGTGGCATCTGTCTCCAGCCTACTGTTCCTATAAATCTCATATTATCTAAATTGACACCTTTTCGTCCTACCATACCGACGAAACCATCTTTGGCATAGGAGAGATTTGCCTGAGTGACTCTCGTCTGCTCACCATCTGCAACCACAGAATATTCTGCACTTTCTGGTGCATAATTGTCCGCACCGAAATTGCTTACATTGGTCATTTCCAATTGTGCTGCCAACCCATCAACACCCAATGTATCAAATTTCGCTCCAAGCACTGTTCTCACCGTAAATGCATTGGCATTCTCTTTGGCATTGTCTTGATCTACAAATTCATATCTTGGTCTGATCTGAAGAGAGTACTTCCCATTACTCAATATCTCTGATACACTGTTTACTTCTTCTGCTTGCGCTACAGAAGTGGTTCCCATCATCACACTCATTGCAGCGATAGCAATATAACTCATTTTGCTCATTTTCATATTTTACGTTCCTTGTCTTGTAATATTTGTACAAAAATGATAACATGATAACCACAATTTATAATCAACATAATGGTTAATTTTTAATCATTATAGGATAGTAATAAATAAATTCAGTGAATGATACTCCCCCTAGGAGCATCATAGGAACCATATAAAATTCAATGATCAGGTGTAGAAAAATGCTTTATACAGCAAGAAGTATGAGAGTTTATTGCGTGATACTCTCTAAATGTGTGGCAAAATCTGCAGGAGGAACAAACCCTGTCAAGCTCTTTTCAGGCAAATAGTTATTTGTTTTATCAAAAAAGATGATGTTCGGTGTACCGAAAAGTTCAAACTTCTTCAGTAATGCTTTGTCGGCATCCGTATTGTCAGTGAGGTCTATCTTGATAAATGTGAAGTTTTTAAGATGTTCTTGTACACGTGGATCCGGGAACGTAATCTCTTCAAGTTCTGTACATGCAGTACAAGACTTTTTACCAAAGTCCACCACTACAGGCTTCTCTGACTCACGTACCTCTTTCATAAGGCGCTCGACACTATAGCCTCTGTGACTCTCTTTCTCTACACTCATTGATACACTGTTTGCTGCACCAATATGCACCTGTGTAAATCTTTCAAAAGGTCTGAGCATTGAACTTGCGCCGCTTATCCCGCCGATGAAGAGTGATACCCCGTAAAGTAAGAACACCATAGCCAAGAGCTGAAGGAGTTTCTTTGCACCTTGTGTCGCGCTGCTAGGATTAAAGACTCCCATATAGAGTGCCGTACCTATCAGCAACAATGCCCACAATATCATCGTAAGACCCTCGGGGAGTATACGTGAAAGCATAAAGATTCCAAGACCCAGCATCATCACACCAAACGTTTGAGAAACCGCTGTCATCCATCCACCAGGTTTTGGCATAAATTTACCTGCTCCCAGTCCCACGATAAGCAACGGCATACCCATACCGATACTCATGATAAAGAGTGCCGACCCGCCCAAAAGTGCATCACCCGTATGGGAAATGAACAGTACCGCCCCGCCAAGCGGTGGTGCTACACACGGCCCGACGATCAGTGCAGAGAGTAGACCCATAATAGACGTACCCACGATACCTTTACCTTGGGCATTGTCGCTTACACTGCTCAATTTTGACTGCCATGAAGCGGGAAGTCCGATCTCATAATATCCAAATAGGGAAAATGCCAACGCTACGAACATCGCTGCAAAAAGCGTCAGGACCCAAGGTGTTTGCATCGCGGCCTGTATATCTGCACCGACCAGTCCCGCTATGATCCCTACAGCCGTATAGGTCAGAGCCATAGAAACCACATAGACCAAAGAGGTAAAAAATGCCTGGGCTACGCTTGGTTTTTCATTGCCTCCCTGCTGTGAAACGATGATTGATGACAAGATAGGTATCATAGGGAAAATACATGGTGTCAAAGATAACAATAAACCAAAAATAAAGAAAAGAAGCAAGATGAATATGGAACTTTCATTCACCAAAAGATCTGCTATTTTTGCTGTATTCCCCTCTTTTAAAGATTGTGATATCTTGTCGAACAGACCGAGTTCTTCTCCTTTGAAATCAAAGGTTTTTTTAATAGGTTGATAGCAGATACCTGCATCTGAACATCCCTGAAACTCGATCTCAATAGTGTAGTCACCTTTCACTTTGGAGGTGATCTCTTTTGTAGGAATGGTGACAAGCACCTCTTTTTCATACACCATATCACCATCAAAATCATGTGCTTGTGGTTTTGTAACCGTCAATTCTAAAGATGAGGGAGAAATGATTCTATAGATCAATGTGTCTTTATAGACATGGATCTTATCTGCCATGATGATCTTGGTTTCTATCGCATCCTCTTTGAGTACAGCACTCACTTGAAATGCTTCCTCCGGCGATAAAAACTTCTGTTTTTTCAATACACTCTCAAAACCTGCAGATGCAAATGTACTGAAAATGAAACTCAATAAGAGTAACTTTTTTACTAAATCATTCATTATTTTCTCTTTTATATTAAACTTTTATAGTATTCTATTGTACTATTCGTGTATACGCTGTGTAATATTACCAATAATTGGTTAACAATAAAGGTTAAAAATGGCAAATCATCTTAAAAATGAGCACTCCCCTTACTTACAGCAACATGCTGACAATCCTGTAGACTGGTACCCTTGGGGAGAAGAAGCCTTTGAGAAAGCACGAAAAGAGAACAAAGCGATCTTTCTTTCCATAGGGTATAGCTCTTGCCACTGGTGCCATGTCATGGAAGATGAGTCTTTTAAAGATGAAGCGACTGCAAAGATCCTGAATAAACATTTCATTGCAGTCAAGGTAGACAGGGAAGAGCGTCCGGACATAGATAAACATTTTCAAGAGGTCTACCAGCTGATGAACCAGCGTCCTGGAGGTTGGCCTACTTCCATCTTTTTAACACAGGAACAAAAGCCTTTTTACTCAGCCACCTACATACCTGATGAACCGCGTTACGGGATGATGAGCTTTTCAAGTCTACTCGAGGTCATTGCTGACAAATACAGCAAAGAGAAAGCGCTGCTTACTGAAAAAGCCGATGAGATACTCCGTTTCCTCAATCCAAAAGAAGACAGGATACAAGCTACAAAACTGGACCTAAGTATCATTCCAAGGGTCTCAGATCAGGCCAAACAACTCTTTGATAATACGAACGGCGGCTTTAACAAAGCACCTAAATTCCCTCAGGCATCCATGCTTGATCTACTTTTGGACCTCTACCGTATCACCGGAGATAAAGAGACACGGGAGATGGCGCTTCACTCACTCACCTGTATGGCCAAAGGCGGATTGAGAGATCTTGTAGAGGGTGGTTTCTGCCGCTACTCTACCGATAATGAATGGCTCGTACCCCATTTTGAAAAGATGACATACGACAATGCCCTGCTGGCAGAGGTCTACCTCAAAGCCTATCATGTCAGTGGCAAGGATTTTTACAGATCTGTTGCTTTTGAAACGATAGACTTTATGATACAAAATAGGAGTGAAGAGGGCCTTTTCTACTCTGCCTCGGATGCCGATACGGAAGGAGAAGAGGGTAAAT is a genomic window of Sulfurovum sp. XGS-02 containing:
- the dsbD gene encoding protein-disulfide reductase DsbD encodes the protein MNDLVKKLLLLSFIFSTFASAGFESVLKKQKFLSPEEAFQVSAVLKEDAIETKIIMADKIHVYKDTLIYRIISPSSLELTVTKPQAHDFDGDMVYEKEVLVTIPTKEITSKVKGDYTIEIEFQGCSDAGICYQPIKKTFDFKGEELGLFDKISQSLKEGNTAKIADLLVNESSIFILLLFFIFGLLLSLTPCIFPMIPILSSIIVSQQGGNEKPSVAQAFFTSLVYVVSMALTYTAVGIIAGLVGADIQAAMQTPWVLTLFAAMFVALAFSLFGYYEIGLPASWQSKLSSVSDNAQGKGIVGTSIMGLLSALIVGPCVAPPLGGAVLFISHTGDALLGGSALFIMSIGMGMPLLIVGLGAGKFMPKPGGWMTAVSQTFGVMMLGLGIFMLSRILPEGLTMILWALLLIGTALYMGVFNPSSATQGAKKLLQLLAMVFLLYGVSLFIGGISGASSMLRPFERFTQVHIGAANSVSMSVEKESHRGYSVERLMKEVRESEKPVVVDFGKKSCTACTELEEITFPDPRVQEHLKNFTFIKIDLTDNTDADKALLKKFELFGTPNIIFFDKTNNYLPEKSLTGFVPPADFATHLESITQ
- a CDS encoding DUF6713 family protein, whose translation is MLTDTIFYIGIVLLLTHELDAISSHEWRMFPFIHRLEESLGYRIFVILHIPLLLLIFWAITHSSESMRYRFQIIMDIFLILHLGIHYLFRSHPKNEFTGTFSLSLIVLTAMVGATHLILLFFG
- a CDS encoding S1 RNA-binding domain-containing protein → MNEKSKNLHIEIGKINTLEVARDTDYGLFLEAKDDSEVLLPNVYVMEDEMPIGALIDVFVYTDSEDRPVATTKMPYAKLGEYGYFTVVDYKSYGAFVNWGLPKDLFVPLSQQKEYFNIGKKYLLRVCLDEQTGRLYGTQKIGKYFNRDMSGLHQNKKLDAIVLAKTPLGYKVVADNQYEGMLFDNEIFEEIRVGDRKEVYIKKVRKDYKLDLSLQPIGKQAALSQAQGNILQLLKEADGTLPFTYKSDAEEIKKVFGMSKKNFKRTLTELIESKKIELTDDAIVLL
- a CDS encoding SDR family oxidoreductase; its protein translation is MRDLRGKVAVITGAGSGIGRGLAINLAKEGCSLALADVDETGLVETLKLLEDKNVEARRYRVDVSDKERVYRFADEVIEAFGKVDIVINNAGVQLKETLEDVTYEDFDWLMGINLYGVIYGCKAFLPYLKKEPIANLVNISSVQGFFTNPNSGPYCTSKFAVRGFTLTLAQELRNSNVNVSCVYPGGVRTNIVKNERFYKISQPELSKEDEAARFEKYVCWISPDKAAKIIIKGIKKNKPSILVGPDANFYEFISRLIPMTWQKLMARF
- a CDS encoding YidB family protein produces the protein MELMDLLKVAASMIQGNGDEATAGLDAEDIANALNTLVGNGQGGLDLVKFVGGLSQNGLGEIVGSWLGNGENRPISLEQITTLLGADNIDTFASDLGISQESAAGALADVIPKVVDMATRGEATVMDEMLSNAGGPNGAMEMLGKMFR
- a CDS encoding enoyl-CoA hydratase/isomerase family protein, giving the protein MNEQIKIKKEDTVRTIEFYNPPYNYITLTMLRELYDQLLKDRDDDSIRVMVLSGGLEDTFLTHYDVDDLIDFHNAIAKKRSSVANRMAAYFLCWLFDKMDRWSWLERMVLKHTQKRSNGEQSIFYWSRCLQILENFPKPVIAAINGLALGGGCEISLCCDFRYMADGDNYRIGLPEVLLGITPGGTGTPLRLPRIIGEGRAMEMLMTGGIYPPSKAEAMGLINHALPPDELMPTVMKLAKKLSRGAPIAQACIRRSVRKGSRMDWSKGQVLEMAGALTAMNSEDAGRGMKAYVTRVASQFKGVEPEKRFELYDDLNSGNLTDFKGE